The Brassica napus cultivar Da-Ae chromosome C7, Da-Ae, whole genome shotgun sequence genome has a segment encoding these proteins:
- the LOC125590547 gene encoding meiosis-specific protein ASY2-like, whose translation MPMSVRSFEEMTSITDMKDGTYSVKMRPNCNVCAGHPNKTQNWQRSYLFLKSDDSAFEEPPREGYRVLWNRSCVGHPTSPVYPEDFLKSVRAVALLRIYRWSEISVERIRELKDRIARREWRSDLPTVLPIRTKRLDIFPKDIQKQVSKAKRMGTLPDLSAILAAQLGLASGEGPSTAVPRAGGVPPSDARNAGKGKKRKRGGSEVEVSAEEASDVPPSGEPQKKKKKKKKRTKKPVDERSENLEEPAEIEEGDVQEEELQPEEKASEAEISGERNDAEEVGGGEESETPLSAARPDGSEGDSGESPLLIRRPNDGVGDEARSPILAPSREGTPALIGEGAAQIGTSSRGSAILRWVPGVNFPDKVSFHYEGPAPLVYVPEKCGEFLRQLRGRAKPLPAVKDLIFGREYEEVARAKLLGDSAVNVVIDKYDTALKGALGELELAKKEQADREEASARQLNASRADVERLNGMVARIIVRRDGLKAELETSRGVVRELERKNAGLESEKVSLAASHEGEMRRLRDSRILEVTRERGRVEAEMAAKANRRFTRIRSREERRGPYEEARLLHSQAFGTRKCLEALKRAGSDISQATIEIFAEQEKKYEQEAEKLRVGEIPEEDLTLSPLVLDSQFMDARILASLDPYGSNAGLIDPETAASLHVPPTYPNEARREDPTPLLEGPLADLEIIPRSDEARVSPAARELSVRASELSILNDRESGRED comes from the exons ATGCCGATGAGCGTCAGGTCGTTCGAGGAGATGACCTCGATAACCGACATGAAGGACGGAACCTATTCGGTGAAGATGCGACCAAACTGCAATGTGTGCGCCGGTCATCCAAACAAGACGCAGAATTGGCAGCGCTCTTATTTATTCCTCAAGTCCGACGACTCGGCTTTCGAGGAGCCCCCTCGAGAGGGCTATCGGGTTCTATGGAACCGTTCTTGTG TTGGCCATCCTACGTCTCCAGTCTATCCGGAGGATTTCCTGAAAAGCGTTCGAGCCGTCGCTTTGCTTCGAATTTACCGTTGGTCCGAAATTTCCGTTGAGAGGATTCGCGAGCTTAAGGACCGGATCGCTCGAA GAGAGTGGAGATCTGATCTTCCGACCGTTCTTCCTATTCGCACCAAGAGACTAGACATCTTCCCGAAGGACATCCAGAAGCAAGTTTCTAAAGCAAAGAGGATGGGAACTCTTCCTGATTTGAGCGCGATATTAGCCGCCCAGCTGGGGCTGGCCAGCGGGGAAGGACCCTCGACGGCGGTTCCTCGCGCTGGTGGGGTTCCCCCTTCTGATGCTAGAAACGCAGGGAAGGGTAAAAAAAGGAAGAGGGGCGGCTCGGAAGTCGAGGTGAGTGCCGAGGAGGCGAGCGACGTTCCTCCTTCTGGCGAAccccagaagaagaagaagaagaagaagaagaggacaaaGAAGCCCGTTGACGAGCGGTCGGAGAATCTCGAAGAACCGGCTGAGATTGAGGAGGGCGATGTCCAAGAAGAAGAACTTCAACCCGAAGAGAAGGCTTCTGAGGCTGAAATCTCGGGAGAACGGAACGATGCGGAGGAAGTTGGTGGAGGGGAGGAATCTGAAACTCCTCTTAGTGCCGCCCGTCCGGACGGTTCTGAAGGGGACAGCGGAGAGTCGCCGCTTTTGATCAGGAGGCCTAACGACGGTGTTGGCGACGAGGCGCGATCTCCTATTCTGGCGCCTTCTCGCGAGGGAACTCCGGCTCTCATTGGAGAAGGGGCCGCTCAGATCGGCACTTCTTCTCGCGGCTCCGCTATCTTGAGGTGGGTTCCCGGAGTCAACTTTCCGGACAAGGTTTCGTTTCACTACGAGGGACCGGCCCCTCTAGTGTACGTTCCTGAGAAGTGCGGAGAGTTCCTTCGCCAACTAAGAGGGAGGGCGAAACCTTTGCCCGCCGTGAAGGACCTCATCTTTGGGAGAGAATACGAGGAAGTTGCGAGGGCCAAGCTGCTG GGGGACAGCGCGGTGAACGTCGTGATTGATAAATACGACACTGCCCTGAAGGGAGCTTTGGGCGAACTCGAGCTGGCTAAGAAGGAGCAAGCGGATAGAGAGGAAGCTTCTGCTCGCCAGCTGAATGCATCGAGGGCTGACGTCGAGAGGCTTAACGGGATGGTTGCTCGCATCATTGTTCGAAGGGACGGGCTCAAAGCCGAGTTGGAGACATCCCGAGGAGTCGTCCGCGAGCTCGAGCGGAAGAATGCCGGACTTGAGAGCGAGAAGGTTTCTCTCGCTGCGTCTCATGAAGGAGAGATGAGGCGCCTTAGAGATTCCAGAATCCTAGAAGTGACGAGGGAAAGAGGAAGAGTTGAGGCCGAGATGGCCGCGAAAGCTAATCGTCGCTTCACTAGGATTCGCTCCCGAGAAGAGCGACGAGGTCCCTACGAGGAGGCCCGGTTGCTTCATAGCCAAGCCTTCGGAACCAGGAAATGCCTTGAGGCTTTGAAGAGGGCTGGGAGCGATATCTCGCAAGCTACTATCGAGATATTCGCCGAGCAAGAAAAGAAATACGAGCAGGAAGCCGAGAAGCTTAGGGTGGGTGAGATACCCGAGGAAGATCTCACACTTTCTCCTCTCGTATTGGACTCTCAGTTTATGGATGCTCGAATCTTGGCGAGTCTCGATCCGTATGGGTCCAACGCCGGCTTGATCGATCCGGAGACTGCAGCGAGTCTTCACGTTCCGCCTACTTATCCGAATGAAGCGCGGCGCGAAGACCCGACGCCTCTTCTTGAAGGCCCTTTGGCCGATCTAGAGATCATCCCGAGATCAGACGAAGCGCGTGTTTCTCCGGCTGCTCGTGAGTTGAGTGTCAGGGCTTCGGAGCTCTCCATCCTCAACGATCGTGAAAGCGGCCGGGAGGACTAG
- the LOC106358414 gene encoding probable LRR receptor-like serine/threonine-protein kinase At1g56140 gives MMPTCLLLTVWFLLCITGSLRLVRAQNLTGAITDPDEAEALNSIFAAWKILKLREWNTSSELCSGPAIDDNIKIDDQAYNPFIKCDCTFNSSTICRITALKVFGKDAVGPIPPQLWTLIYLENLNLAQNYLTGSISPAIGNLTRMEWLTFGINALSGPFPKEIGLLTNLKSLGFGVNKFSGSIPPEIGNCTKLMKIYLGNFELKGGLPSSFANLVELEDLWIVDLDVTGRIPDFIGSWTKLLTMRIHGTGWSGPIPSSFSNLTSLKELRLGDISNGSSSLDFIKDMKSLRILVLRNNNLTGTIPSDIGEFSNLEQVDLSFNQLHGPIPASLFNLKQLTHLFLGNNTLNGSLPTQKSQSLSDIDVSYNDLSGSLPPWVSLQNLKLNLVANNFTLKYLDKRVLLGLKCLQKNFPCNRGKGIYSDFSISCGGPEMRSNGEVFEKDDEDLGTASFFVSDVQRWAASSVGFYAGARNNVWIINTLDAELYKSARHSSSSLRYYGLGLENGGYTVTLQFAEIVITDSYSWKGLGTRRFDIYIQGRLVEKDFDIRRTAGGNTIQAVQRKYKTNVSENYLEIHLFWAGKGTAGVPIMGTYGPLISSVSAKPDFTPTVGNMPPSKEKYSTRTLVGAIVGLGLLSIIAGVVIFMIRKRNKRYTDDEELLSMDIKPYTFSYSELKNATQDFNPSSKLGEGGFGSVYKGKLNDGREIAVKVLSVGSQHGKGQFVAEIVAISAVMHRNLVQLYGCCYEGDHRLLVYEYLPNGSLDQALFGGDKTSNLDWSTRFEICMGVARGLAYLHEEASVCIVHRDVKASNILLDSNLVPKVSDFGLAKLYDDKKTHISTRVAGTIGYLAPEYAMRGHLTEKADVYAFGIVALELVSGRKNTNVNLDSEKKYLLQWAWNLHQDGREAELIDQDLTEFNMEEVKRVIGIALLCTYSSHSLRPPMSRVVAMLSGDVEVSKVTSQLGYLTDWRFDESSSSSFSAFQTKDTGASESFSTGFVTPKDGNFKQLGVKIKEGR, from the exons ATGATGCCCACGTGTCTGCTCCTCACCGTCTGGTTCCTCTTGTGTATCACCGGTTCGCTTCGCCTTGTTCGAGCTCAAAACCTTACCGGAGCCATAACTGATCCCGACGAAG CTGAAGCTTTGAACTCCATCTTCGCGGCTTGGAAGATCCTGAAACTGAGAGAATGGAACACGAGCAGCGAACTTTGCTCGGGCCCCGCCATCGACGATAACATCAAGATCGACGACCAAGCCTACAACCCTTTTATCAAATGCGACTGCACATTCAACAGCTCCACAATCTGCCGCATCACGGCCCT AAAGGTTTTTGGGAAAGATGCTGTAGGACCTATACCTCCACAGCTCTGGACTTTGATATACCTCGAAAATTT GAATCTAGCTCAAAATTATCTTACAGGCTCCATTTCTCCTGCAATTGGAAACTTGACTCGAATGGAATGGCT GACTTTTGGTATCAATGCCTTGTCTGGCCCTTTTCCCAAAGAAATTGGTTTGCTTACAAACTTGAAATCTCT TGGTTTTGGTGTAAATAAGTTTTCCGGTTCAATACCACCTGAGATTGGGAATTGTACAAAACTAATGAAAAT aTACCTGGGAAATTTTGAACTTAAAGGGGGATTACCTTCATCTTTTGCTAATCTTGTAGAACTTGAAGACCT TTGGATTGTCGATCTGGACGTTACTGGTCGGATACCGGACTTTATAGGATCATGGACCAAACTTCTCACCAT GAGAATTCACGGAACAGGCTGGAGTGGTCCAATACCGTCTTCATTTTCCAACTTAACTTCTTTGAAAGAACT GAGGCTTGGTGATATATCCAATGGTAGCTCTTCTCTTGACTTCATCAAAGACATGAAATCTCTAAGAATATT AGTATTGAGGAACAACAACCTCACTGGGACCATACCTTCTGATATCGGGGAATTCTCAAATCTTGAACAAGT TGATTTGAGCTTCAACCAGCTACATGGACCAATTCCTGCTTCGCTTTTCAACTTAAAACAACTTACtcactt GTTTCTCGGAAACAATACGTTGAATGGTTCTTTGCCGACTCAAAAGAGCCAGAGTTTGAGCGATAT AGATGTTTCATACAATGATCTGTCTGGTAGTCTCCCTCCATGGGTCAGCTTACAAAACTTGAAACT CAACCTTGTTGCTAACAACTTCACCTTGAAATATCTTGACAAGAG GGTTTTACTAGGACTGAAGTGCCTGCAAAAGAACTTCCCCTGCAACCGAGGCAAAGGAATCT ATTCTGACTTTTCCATCAGCTGTGGAGGCCCAGAAATGCGGTCAAACGGAGAAGTTTTTGAGAAGGATGACGAGGATCTAGGAACTGCTTCATTTTTCGTGAGTGATGTTCAGAGATGGGCAGCCAGCAGTGTAGGATTTTATGCCGGGGCTAGAAACAATGTGTGGATTATCAACACTTTGGACGCGGAGCTTTACAAGTCGGCAAGGCATTCTTCATCTTCCCTACGGTATTATGGGTTGGGGCTAGAAAATGGAGGCTATACCGTAACACTTCAGTTTGCTGAAATAGTTATTACTGATTCTTACTCTTGGAAAGGTCTAGGAACACGACGTTTTGACATTTATATCCAG GGACGACTTGTTGAAAAGGATTTTGATATACGCAGAACAGCTGGTGGAAATACTATCCAAGCAGTTCagagaaaatataaaacaaatgtaTCAGAAAATTACCTTGAAATTCATCTTTTCTGGGCTGGCAAAGGAACAGCCGGTGTTCCTATTATGGGTACGTATGGGCCACTAATATCGTCCGTCAGTGCAAAACCAG aCTTTACACCAACTGTGGGTAATATGCCACCATCAAAGGAAAAATATAGCACCCGTACTCTTGTGGGTGCTATCGTTGGCCTGGGACTTTTAAGCATCATTGCAGGGGTGGTCATCTTCATGATCCGAAAAAGAAATAAGCGTTACACAGATGATGAAG AGCTGCTTAGTATGGACATAAAGCCTTACACTTTTTCTTACTCTGAACTTAAAAATGCCACCCAAGATTTCAATCCCTCAAGCAAGCTTGGAGAGGGAGGATTTGGGTCTGTTTATAAG GGAAAGCTAAATGATGGGAGAGAGATCGCGGTGAAAGTGCTGTCGGTTGGATCCCAACACGGGAAGGGACAATTTGTTGCAGAAATTGTAGCAATTTCTGCAGTTATGCATCGCAACCTAGTACAACTTTACGGGTGTTGCTATGAAGGAGATCATCGTTTGCTCGTATATGAGTATTTGCCCAACGGAAGTCTCGACCAGGCACTATTTG GAGGTGATAAGACTTCAAATCTTGATTGGTCAACACGTTTTGAGATATGCATGGGAGTAGCTAGAGGTCTAGCCTACCTGCACGAGGAGGCGAGTGTTTGCATAGTACACAGGGATGTGAAGGCTAGTAACATTTTGCTCGACTCTAATCTGGTCCCAAAAGTTTCTGATTTTGGGCTTGCAAAGCTATACGATGACAAGAAAACCCACATAAGTACCCGAGTGGCAGGGACCAT TGGATATCTTGCGCCAGAATATGCCATGCGTGGACACCTAACAGAGAAAGCAGATGTGTATGCCTTTGGTATTGTGGCTCTTGAGCTGGTGAGTGGAAGAAAAAACACTAATGTGAACCTGGATAGTGagaaaaaatatcttcttcaatGG GCATGGAATCTACACCAGGATGGCCGAGAAGCTGAACTAATTGATCAGGATCTGACTGAATTCAACATGGAAGAAGTGAAACGCGTGATAGGAATTGCTCTACTATGCACATATTCATCTCATTCCTTGAGACCACCAATGTCAAGAGTGGTGGCTATGCTTTCAGGAGACGTTGAGGTCAGTAAGGTAACCTCTCAGCTAGGCTACCTAACCGACTGGAGATTTGATGAAAGCTCAAGCTCCTCTTTCAGTGCCTTTCAAACTAAAGACACAGGCGCTTCTGAATCTTTCTCGACGGGCTTTGTGACACCCAAAGACGGAAACTTTAAGCAACTTGGAGTCAAGATCAAGGAGGGAAGGTGA